One part of the Sulfolobus tengchongensis genome encodes these proteins:
- a CDS encoding plastocyanin/azurin family copper-binding protein: MEVKRLLIIVIIAIIVGSIVGYAYYTYYFPLQYQRSAVTYYNQQLQYMGYYGIYGGMMGPGMYHMMGYYGGYATMYERTISINDAISMMRNIPGYIKVFPNNNTLLFTSSNIVLIVLAMGHERAINLTGQSPPTYAQHDVFVIYGLINPTLIIPRDSMVQVFFINLDDDMLHNIAITPVPPPYPYYPMMYIRMNIMGVTPMLPYANYYTGQAYEFSFTTVFNQPGVYYYVCEYPGHAEMGMYGEIIVT, from the coding sequence ATGGAAGTTAAAAGACTCCTAATAATAGTTATCATTGCAATTATAGTAGGAAGTATTGTGGGATATGCGTATTACACTTATTACTTTCCGTTACAATATCAACGAAGCGCAGTTACATATTACAATCAGCAACTACAATATATGGGATATTATGGAATATATGGAGGAATGATGGGTCCTGGCATGTATCACATGATGGGATATTATGGTGGATATGCAACGATGTACGAAAGAACCATTTCGATAAATGACGCAATTTCAATGATGAGGAATATTCCAGGCTACATTAAGGTGTTTCCTAATAACAATACTTTACTTTTTACATCCTCAAATATAGTGCTAATTGTCTTGGCAATGGGCCATGAAAGGGCCATAAATCTAACTGGCCAATCTCCCCCTACTTATGCCCAACATGACGTATTTGTAATTTATGGACTGATTAACCCGACATTAATAATCCCAAGAGATTCCATGGTTCAAGTATTTTTCATCAATTTAGATGATGATATGCTTCACAACATAGCGATAACACCAGTTCCTCCGCCATATCCCTATTATCCTATGATGTACATTAGGATGAATATAATGGGTGTAACACCCATGTTACCCTATGCGAATTATTATACTGGTCAAGCTTACGAATTCAGTTTCACTACGGTCTTTAACCAGCCCGGCGTTTATTATTACGTATGCGAATATCCTGGACATGCAGAAATGGGAATGTATGGAGAAATTATAGTTACATGA
- a CDS encoding hemerythrin domain-containing protein has translation MLKSIKMLKEEHEVILKALNILNTIEVKDDTIDDIKSIIRFIKNFVDDCHHVKEEKALFYFLEQKGLAGGPIHVMVYEHNKLRDLIAQIETRYKEYDELRKSLDSLISLLAEHIDKENTVLFPMTENLITIEEDNLIYEEFERIEENFGLERHKEYVNLVNSLYTKYNKTSL, from the coding sequence ATGCTCAAGTCAATAAAAATGTTAAAGGAAGAGCATGAAGTAATACTAAAAGCATTGAACATTCTAAATACGATTGAAGTTAAAGATGATACTATTGATGATATTAAAAGTATAATACGTTTCATAAAGAATTTCGTTGATGACTGCCACCATGTTAAGGAAGAGAAAGCTCTATTTTATTTTCTGGAACAAAAAGGCCTAGCTGGAGGACCTATTCACGTAATGGTGTATGAACATAATAAGCTAAGGGATTTAATAGCTCAAATTGAAACGAGGTATAAGGAATACGATGAATTACGTAAGAGTTTAGATAGTCTTATTTCCCTGTTAGCTGAACATATCGATAAGGAGAATACGGTATTATTCCCCATGACAGAAAATTTGATAACTATCGAAGAGGATAATTTAATATATGAAGAGTTCGAAAGAATAGAGGAAAATTTTGGTTTAGAGAGACATAAAGAATATGTTAATCTGGTAAACTCGCTTTACACTAAATACAATAAAACGTCTTTATGA